A window from Physeter macrocephalus isolate SW-GA chromosome 11, ASM283717v5, whole genome shotgun sequence encodes these proteins:
- the LOC102979402 gene encoding 60S ribosomal protein L39 produces the protein MSSHKTFRIKRFLAKKQKQNRPIPQWIRMKTGNKIRYNSKRRHWRRTKLGL, from the coding sequence ATGTCTTCTCACAAGACTTTCAGGATCAAGCGATTCCTggccaagaaacaaaagcagaatcgTCCCATTCCCCAATGGATTCGAATGAAAACTGGTAACAAAATCAGGTACAACTCTAAGAGAAGACATTGGAGAAGAACCAAGCTGGGTCTGTAA